The Triticum aestivum cultivar Chinese Spring chromosome 7B, IWGSC CS RefSeq v2.1, whole genome shotgun sequence genome window below encodes:
- the LOC123159429 gene encoding 12-oxophytodienoate reductase 1, with product MVAKEAIPLLTPHRMGRFELSHRVVLAPLTRCRSYANVPQPHAALYYSQRATEGGLLIAEATGVSATAQGYPETPGIWTQQHVDAWKPIVDAVHRKGALFFCQIWHVGRVSTNDFQPDGQAPISSTDQQITPDAESGMVYSKPRQLQTDEIPLIVDDFRRAARNAIEAGFDGVEIHGAHGYLLEQFMKDSSNDRTDEYGGSLKNRCRFAVEVIDAIVHEIGADRVGIRLSPFVDYMDCFDSDPHALGMYMVQQLNKHQGFVYCHMVEPRMAIVDGRRQIPHGLLPFRKAFNGTFIAAGGYDREEGNKVVADGYADLVAYGRIFLANPDLPKRFELDSPLNKYDRNTFYTQDPVIGYTDYPFLEGSNAE from the exons ATGGTGGCCAAGGAGGCGATCCCCCTGCTGACGCCGCACAGGATGGGCCGGTTCGAGCTCTCCCACCGGGTGGTGCTCGCGCCGCTCACGCGCTGCCGCTCCTACGCCAACGTGCCGCAGCCGCACGCGGCGCTGTACTACTCGCAGCGGGCGACGGAGGGCGGCCTGCTCATCGCGGAGGCCACCGGCGTCTCCGCCACCGCGCAGGGGTACCCGGAGACCCCCGGCATCTGGACGCAGCAGCATGTCGACGCCTGGAAGCCCATCGTTGACGCCGTCCACCGCAAGGGCGCTCTCTTCTTCTGCCAGATTTGGCACGTCGGAAGGGTCTCCACCAACG ATTTTCAACCGGACGGACAGGCGCCGATCTCCAGCACTGACCAACAGATAACGCCTGATGCCGAGTCCGGCATGGTCTACTCCAAGCCCCGGCAGCTTCAAACGGACGAGATACCGCTGATCGTCGATGACTTTAGACGCGCTGCCCGGAATGCCATTGAGGCGGGGTTTGACGGCGTTGAGATCCACGGGGCACACGGGTACCTATTGGAGCAGTTCATGAAAGACAGCTCTAACGACCGCACCGACGAGTATGGTGGCAGTCTCAAAAACCGATGCCGCTTTGCGGTGGAGGTAATTGATGCTATTGTCCATGAGATTGGTGCAGATCGTGTAGGCATCAGGTTGTCTCCATTCGTGGACTACATGGACTGCTTCGACTCCGACCCACATGCACTCGGGATGTACATGGTACAACAGCTCAACAAGCATCAAGGATTTGTCTATTGCCATATGGTAGAGCCGCGGATGGCCATTGTGGATGGTCGCAGGCAGATACCTCACGGGCTCCTGCCCTTCAGGAAAGCATTCAACGGCACATTCATTGCCGCTGGAGGGTATGATCGAGAGGAAGGCAACAAAGTGGTGGCCGATGGCTATGCTGATCTTGTTGCTTACGGGAGGATCTTTCTGGCTAATCCAGATTTGCCTAAGAGATTCGAGCTCGACTCACCCTTGAACAAGTATGACCGCAACACTTTCTACACTCAAGATCCTGTCATTGGCTACACAGATTATCCTTTCCTTGAAGGCTCGAATGCCGAGTAG